In one window of Mus pahari chromosome 3, PAHARI_EIJ_v1.1, whole genome shotgun sequence DNA:
- the LOC110319591 gene encoding protein WFDC10B-like, whose product MPPVGLMKWQVTLQMLLLLGTLGLPVLARWKDRYFSEIRIPDYILTRPKLHFCLARPTSTQCTSYCRAHLDCERDFHCCRSFCGNVCMSPEEAEGIKPNHKIRNLVRMVVP is encoded by the exons ATGCCCCCGGTTGGCCTCATGAAGTGGCAAGTCACTCTCCAGATGCTATTACTCCTTGGCACATTAGGCCTGCCAGTGTTGGCAAGATGGAAGGACAGATATTTTTCTGAAATCCGAATTCCAGATTACA TTTTAACAAGGCCCAAACTGCACTTCTGCCTGGCGAGGCCGACCAGCACCCAGTGCACAAGCTACTGCAGGGCGCACCTGGACTGTGAGCGGGACTTTCACTGCTGCCGCTCCTTCTGTGGCAATGTCTGCATGAGCCCGGAAGAGGCGG AGGGCATAAAGCCAAACCATAAAATCAGGAACTTGGTGCGCATGGTTGTACCATAA